The genomic region TTAATAGTAATACCGAAAGCAAAAAAGATATTATTAAATTTATTATTAATATTTTAGTTTGTTATATTGTTGCTTATGGCATTGCTAAACCAATTGCTAAGTTTATTTTCAGCAGTGCAAGCAGTCTTGTATTACAAATCGTTTCATTACTTTCTGGTTCTATTTTATTTACTGTTTTAAATTATTTTGGTCAACGATTTTATGTTTTCAAAGAAGAAGAAAAATAAAAAAAGCGAAGGACAATATCCTTCGCTTTTTATAAATGACAAAACCTCTGTAAATATTCAAATTTACTTTGAACTTCATTTAACCATGTAAAATGAGCAAACTGATTTAAAGTGCCTAAATACAACAGGCGAAGTTCTATTAATAACAGGCATAGTGTAAAACCTAATATTAAATATTCCCCAATACCACCAGTTGTATAATAAATTATTTTTTTCCTACGACGTTTTCGCTTATATGGCCATAGCCAATGAATTCCTTCTTTAGAAAATGCATCTTCAATCAAATGAAATAGGAAACCAAAAACTAACCAAAATGTCATATTTTGCCCCGACACAGCTAAATAGTTTTGTTGAATAAACGTACCTAGTATAAAAACCACAAACACTCCTATCAATGAATGTGTTCCACCACGATGCCCAAGCGTCTTATTTGTAATACCACTTGCAATTTTATTTCTTTTCCCTAAAAAAGAACTTGGATGGTCTATATCCGGCAAAAGGCTTCCTAAGCCAAGAGCACCAATATTTATTAAACTAATTTCATTCAATCCAGCCATTAACGGCAATCCAATTGCCATTGTTGTGGCAAGGTGTGTGCGATATTTCATACAAACTCCTTATACTCTATTTAATTTTATATTGAATTTCACTTTGCCCATTATGAGTAATCACATTAATTTGATCTGGGATCTGTGCATGTAATTCTTGCACATGACTAATAATACCAATCATTCTATTCTGACTTTCAAGCGAACGCAATGTTTCTAAAGCAACTTGTAATGATTCTTCATCTAAAGAACCGAATCCTTCATCAATAAATAACGTTTCAATTTGTGTCCCACCATTTTGACGTTGAATCACTTCACCTAATGCTAAAGCTAATGATAATGCTGCAATGAAACTTTCTCCTCCAGATAAAGTTCTTACACTACGCGTTTCTCCAGCTTCATCATCATAAATATCAATTCCTAATCCTGTTTGATTAGCAACATTTCGTTCTGCTGTTTGTTGCAAAATAAAAGTATAGCGTCCATTTGTAATTTTCTCTAAAATTTGTGATGCCACATGCAACACCTCTTTAAAGTACTCACGCAATACAAATCTTTCTAAACCTAATTTTCTTGCTGATGTCCCATTAACTATAACTTGTGATAATTCACTTAATTCATCTAATTCTCTTTGATTTTCTTTTTGTTTCTCCCATAATTTTTCTACTTGGTGATAAATTTCATTCAATCTATCATACTCATTTTTTATTTCTCCGCATTGTCGACTTAATTGAGAACCTTTTTCACTAGCCTCCCTTTGTTGCTTTTGAACAAGATCTAAATCAGGCATTTCTTTCCCTGTTACTTTGTCACATAATTCTTTTTGTTGTTTTTGATTAGCATATAAATTTTCTTCATACCTACTAATTTCAAACTGATTTTGTTCAATCTGTCCAACATTTTTAAGCCAATCTAAAAGTTGTTTTTCTGATACTTGTTTATCATCTAAAACTACTTTTAAATCTTTTTCATTTTTTTCCAAAATTGTACGTTCTTCAACAACAATTTCTTCCAACTGTCTTTTATTAGCCTTTAATGATGTAAAAGCTCGATCTAATTCTTGAACTTGTTCATCTTTCTTTTTCAATTGTTGATCAAACGCACTAATACTTTGTTTCATCTTTTCAATCGCTTCTTCTAAACTTTCGCGATTTAAATAATCCTTAGGTAAATTATTTTGTTGATTACGTAATTGTGTTTTTACCTCAATATTTCTTTTTTCTAATTGATTTACTTTATTTTGTGCTTCTTGACTTGCTTCCGTTAATAGTTTAATTTCATTCTCAATCTTAGGAATTTGCTTTTTCTTTAATTCTTGAGAATACTTTTCTTCTGATAAATCATCTAACCGGCTAGCAACCTCTTTAATTTTTTTCATCAATTCATTCTTTAGAATTGTTAAATTACTTTCCCTTGTTTGAGCTTTAATTTGATATTCTTTTAACCTTTTTTTATACTCATTATTTTTTTGAACAATTTGCTCGTCTAAATCCTGCACTTTTGTTTTCAATTCTGAAAATTTCCGTAATGCTTTATTTTCCTTTTCCTGAGCATCCTTCACTTGTTGCTCACTGATTTGAGGAATTTTAGAATCAAGCTTTGCTAAATGTGGATGTTCGATTGATCCACACACTGGACATGGCGTCCCCTCTTTTAACTGTTGTGCATAATAAGCAATCTGATTTTTAGCAAAATAATCTTGATAATTTTCTCTTGTTTCCTTGCACTGTTGATAAATTTTATTTTGCTGCTCAAAGTGACGCTTTTCCTCATCAAGTCCATTTTTTAATTGTTTAACCTTTAAATCATCTTCTACTAATTCCTGTAAACTTTTTTCTAACTGCTCCAGACTATCATTATTGCGTTGAATTTGATTTATTTCATTTATTAAATCGCTTAAATCAAGAACTTCATTTCTTAATTGCAATAACCTATCATTAGCTGTCGCTAATTTCTTTTCACTTTCAAATTTTACTTCCTTTTCTTTTTGGTACTGCTCATCAATTTTATTTAACTGCAATTGTAAATCTGCAACTTGATCAAACAGAGGCAACTTCGACTGTAATTCTTGCTGTTTTAACTCTAATTGATGATATTTTTCCTTTTGATTATTTAATTTTAATAATTCATTATTTCTAAGTTGTTTTTCATTTTCAATGTTTTCTAACTTGGTAGTAAAAGTCGTTAATTTACGATTATCTTCATTTAATTTTTTTCGGCCTTGAGTAATTTCATTCATTAACGTTTTATTATTCAATGCCCATTTTAAATTTTGAACTTGTATCTTCAAATTTTGAATATAATCTTGCTTTTGCTGCAATGCTTTAATTTCTTTTTCTACATTTTTCAACTTTTGCAACCGATCAGCTAATAATTTTTGTTTTTGAAATTTAAGCATCAATTGTTCAATTTTACCTTGAACTCGCTTTAATTCGCTTTGTTTTTGTACTAATATTTTTTCTTTTTCTACTACATAATTTTGAACAACTTCAAGCCAATCATTTGGTGCTTTAATTTTTTCATAATCATCATCATTCAATTTAACCGTATTCATTAACGTTTCTAACTGTTTTGTTTGCATCTCACTTTGTTGTTTCTTTTTTCGAACATTTTCTTTGATTTTTTCCGTCCACTGAGCAAAAATCTCTGTTCCAAAAACCTGACGTAGAACTTTTTCTTTTTCATCGCTATCCGCTGTTAAAAATTTACGAAATTTTTGTTGAGGCAATAGTACAATCTGCGTAAACTGTTGTGCATTTAAATGTAATAAATTGCTAATAAAATTATCAACATCTCGCTTTTTAGTTAAAACAATCAATTCACCCATTGAATCACGATATTCAAGTGAGTTTTTAGCGGTATGAGTTGAATTTGACCCCTTATTATTTCGATATTCATATGTTGGTTCACGTGTAATCTTGTACGTCTTTCCCTGGTGTTCAAATTCCAATATCACTTTTGTTTTATCAGTTGGTTTAGCAAATAGTGATCTCATTTGACTTGCAGTTCTTTCGTCACCAGAAGTTTTACCAAATAATGCATAACAAATCCCATCAAAAATTGTAGTCTTACCACTTCCAGTTTTACCGCTAATTAAAAATAATGGTGCATTTAGAAATTTAGTAAAATCAATTTGAACATTTTGATAAGGTCCAAAATTTTCCAATGTTAAATTCAACGGACGCATTATGAGTCACTTCTTTCTAATTCAGTTAATACTTTTTCTGCAAAATCCAATTGTTCCTTAGACAAAATGTGACCAGTGGATTCTTCAAAA from Ligilactobacillus cholophilus harbors:
- a CDS encoding AAA family ATPase codes for the protein MRPLNLTLENFGPYQNVQIDFTKFLNAPLFLISGKTGSGKTTIFDGICYALFGKTSGDERTASQMRSLFAKPTDKTKVILEFEHQGKTYKITREPTYEYRNNKGSNSTHTAKNSLEYRDSMGELIVLTKKRDVDNFISNLLHLNAQQFTQIVLLPQQKFRKFLTADSDEKEKVLRQVFGTEIFAQWTEKIKENVRKKKQQSEMQTKQLETLMNTVKLNDDDYEKIKAPNDWLEVVQNYVVEKEKILVQKQSELKRVQGKIEQLMLKFQKQKLLADRLQKLKNVEKEIKALQQKQDYIQNLKIQVQNLKWALNNKTLMNEITQGRKKLNEDNRKLTTFTTKLENIENEKQLRNNELLKLNNQKEKYHQLELKQQELQSKLPLFDQVADLQLQLNKIDEQYQKEKEVKFESEKKLATANDRLLQLRNEVLDLSDLINEINQIQRNNDSLEQLEKSLQELVEDDLKVKQLKNGLDEEKRHFEQQNKIYQQCKETRENYQDYFAKNQIAYYAQQLKEGTPCPVCGSIEHPHLAKLDSKIPQISEQQVKDAQEKENKALRKFSELKTKVQDLDEQIVQKNNEYKKRLKEYQIKAQTRESNLTILKNELMKKIKEVASRLDDLSEEKYSQELKKKQIPKIENEIKLLTEASQEAQNKVNQLEKRNIEVKTQLRNQQNNLPKDYLNRESLEEAIEKMKQSISAFDQQLKKKDEQVQELDRAFTSLKANKRQLEEIVVEERTILEKNEKDLKVVLDDKQVSEKQLLDWLKNVGQIEQNQFEISRYEENLYANQKQQKELCDKVTGKEMPDLDLVQKQQREASEKGSQLSRQCGEIKNEYDRLNEIYHQVEKLWEKQKENQRELDELSELSQVIVNGTSARKLGLERFVLREYFKEVLHVASQILEKITNGRYTFILQQTAERNVANQTGLGIDIYDDEAGETRSVRTLSGGESFIAALSLALALGEVIQRQNGGTQIETLFIDEGFGSLDEESLQVALETLRSLESQNRMIGIISHVQELHAQIPDQINVITHNGQSEIQYKIK
- a CDS encoding metal-dependent hydrolase — encoded protein: MKYRTHLATTMAIGLPLMAGLNEISLINIGALGLGSLLPDIDHPSSFLGKRNKIASGITNKTLGHRGGTHSLIGVFVVFILGTFIQQNYLAVSGQNMTFWLVFGFLFHLIEDAFSKEGIHWLWPYKRKRRRKKIIYYTTGGIGEYLILGFTLCLLLIELRLLYLGTLNQFAHFTWLNEVQSKFEYLQRFCHL
- a CDS encoding GtrA family protein codes for the protein MKKEKNKKLFDSTVIKFIFVGIINTVVGWIAMFITMHLMDIAEINHTINYWTSSAVNIIVGSIVSYILNKNFTFNSNTESKKDIIKFIINILVCYIVAYGIAKPIAKFIFSSASSLVLQIVSLLSGSILFTVLNYFGQRFYVFKEEEK